In Etheostoma cragini isolate CJK2018 chromosome 9, CSU_Ecrag_1.0, whole genome shotgun sequence, the following are encoded in one genomic region:
- the rgmd gene encoding RGM domain family, member D — protein sequence MSSLAPKEKHCNSHNVDEKQSRNSILTEWIGMGRSGPLITAKRQLLDCVTLTMVLLSLLFRPAHCQQCRIQRCNAEYVASTSPSSGLQEDVALDVDYCIALRAYALCTRRQARSCRGDLVYHSAVFRIKELFSQHNCSSEGPTSSAKVPSTSRPAVSELCDYENRVLMSGSVGQQKKYAHCGLFGDPHLRTFRDEFQTCKVEGAWPLIDNRFLSVQVTNVPVVLGSSATATSKITVIFKSFHGCTDQKVYQATTEDLPLAFQDGTRSGGESGSLTIMERGGSGVGRQVKIQARYIGTSIIVRRVGSYLTFAIRMPEDTLDFSDNGGLQLCLHGCPRNELIKEHMLGRQSQQPRLQGTNTELGPLRPPHQVYTVERATARCRETLQVEDVYFQSCVFDLLTTGDPEFSMAAFGALEDLKALPPSKLKQNSPRTPRLYSRGASHRTAAAATSNSLLSLLLLILLLL from the exons atgtcatcactcGCTCCTAAAGAGAAACACTGTAACAG CCACAACGTCGATGAGAAGCAGTCGAGGAACTCCATTCTAACTGAATGGATTGGTATGGGGAGAAGCGGACCACTAATCACGGCTAAACGGCAGCTTTTGGACTGTGTAACGTTGACAATGGTTTTACTTTCGCTGCTGTTTCGACCAG ctCACTGCCAGCAGTGTCGAATCCAGCGCTGCAATGCAGAGTACGTGGCTTCTACCTCCCCCTCTAGTGGTCTGCAGGAGGACGTGGCTCTGGATGTAGACTACTGCATCGCCTTGCGGGCCTATGCCCTGTGCACCAGGCGGCAGGCACGCAGCTGTAGGGGGGACCTGGTCTACCACTCGGCCGTCTTCCGCATTAAGGAGTTGTTCTCTCAGCATAACTGCTCCAGCGAAGGGCCCACGTCCTCCGCCAAGGTCCCCAGTACATCTCGTCCAGCAGTGTCGGAGCTGTGCGACTACGAGAATCGGGTCCTCATGTCGGGCTCTGTTGGTCAGCAGAAGAAATATGCCCACTGTGGATTATTCGGAGACCCACACCTACGGACTTTCCGCGACGAGTTTCAGACCTGCAAGGTGGAAGGGGCGTGGCCTCTGATTGATAACCGCTTCCTGTCCGTTCAGGTGACCAACGTGCCTGTTGTCCTTGGCTCCAGCGCCACGGCCACCAGCAAG ATCACTGTCATCTTCAAGTCCTTCCATGGCTGCACAGATCAGAAGGTGTACCAGGCCACCACAGAGGATCTGCCGTTGGCCTTCCAGGATGGGACTCGCAGTGGCGGCGAGAGCGGCAGCCTGACCATCATGGAGCGCGGCGGCTCCGGAGTGGGCCGGCAGGTGAAGATACAGGCCCGTTACATCGGCACGTCAATCATCGTCCGGCGCGTGGGCAGCTACCTGACCTTTGCCATCCGCATGCCAGAGGACACCCTGGACTTTTCGGACAATGGCGGCCTGCAGCTCTGTCTGCATGGCTGCCCACGCAACGAGCTCATCAAAGAGCACATGCTGGGTCGTCAGAGCCAGCAGCCCCGGCTGCAGGGCACCAACACGGAGCTGGGGCCTCTGCGGCCTCCTCACCAGGTCTACACGGTGGAGCGCGCCACGGCCAGGTGTAGAGAGACGCTGCAGGTGGAGGACGTGTACTTTCAGTCCTGTGTGTTTGATTTGCTCACCACAGGAGACCCCGAGTTCTCCATGGCGGCCTTCGGCGCTCTAGAGGATTTAAAGGCGCTGCCGCCCAGTAAACTGAAGCAGAATTCCCCGAGGACTCCTCGTCTTTACAGCCGAGGAGCGTCCCACAGGACGGCTGCAGCAGCAACCAGCAACTCCCTGCTCTCACTCCTACTCCTCATTCTGCTGCTCTTGTga